The Streptomyces sp. NBC_00306 sequence TCGGCAAGGAGTACGACACCAAGGAGTGGAAGCCGGAGAACGCCAACGCCAACATGGAGGCGGCGATCTCGGCCCTCGGCAAGAACAAGATCGTCGGCGTCTACTCCGCCAACGACGGCATGGCGGGCGGCATCATCACCGCCCTCAAGGCCGCCGGCATCTCCCCGCTCCCGCCGGTCACCGGCCAGGACGCCGAGCTCGCCGGTGTGCAGCGCATCGTCGCGGGTGAGCAGTTCATGAGCGTCTACAAGCCGTACCAGCCGGAGGCCGCTGCCGCCGCCGAGATGGCTGTCGCGCTCGCCAAGGGCGAGAAGCTCGACTCGATCGCCAAGGACACCGTGGACAGCCCCACCACCAAGGGCATCCCGACCGTGCTCGTCCCGGTCGTCTCGCTGACCAAGGCCAACATCAACGACACGGTCATCAAGGACGGCGTCTACACCGTCCAGGAGATCTGCACCCCGAAGTACAAGGCTGCCTGTGACGCGGCGGGCCTGAAGTAAGGCCGTGGGCCCCTCCGGGCCCGCACCCGCAGAAGCCTGTCCGGCGTCCCGCCCCATCCCAACCACCCCGCTGATGGGGCGGGGCGCCGGACGGATCGTTTCGCCCCTGGTGCCGCTCCCGGGGCACTAGTTCCCTGCTGCTCAGCCTCCGCGCCACACCCCGGCGCGGCATCCCCGCCGGTCAGGCGGCGAAGGAGATGGTTCACGTGTCCGCTACGCCCGTGTTGGCGTTGCGAGGGGTCTCCAAGCGATTCGGTGCCGTCCAGGCGCTCACCGACGTAGAGCTTGAGGTCCACTCCGGAGAGGTCGTAGCCCTGGTGGGCGACAACGGCGCCGGAAAGTCCACGCTGGTCAAGACGATCGCCGGCGTGCACCCCATCGATGACGGTGTCATCGAGTGGGACGGCAAGTCGGTGTCGATCAACCGTCCGCACGACGCCCAGGCCCTGGGCATCGCGACCGTCTACCAGGACCTCGCGCTGTGCGACAACATCGACGTTGTCGGAAACCTCTACCTCGGCCGGGAGATCCGCAAGCGCGGCATTCTCAACGAGGTCGAGATGGAGCGTCGTGCACTCGAGCTCCTGAACACGCTGTCGATCCGCATCCCCAGCGTGCGCATCCCGATCGCGTCGCTGTCCGGCGGTCAGCGCCAGACGGTGGCCATCGCCCGTTCGATGCTCGGCGAGCCCAAGCTCGTCATCCTCGACGAGCCGACCGCGGCCCTCGGTGTCGAGCAGACCGCCCAGGTCCTCGACCTCGTCGAGCGGCTGCGCGAGCGCGGTCACGCGGTGATCCTGATCAGCCACAACATGGCTGACGTCAAGGCCGTCGCCGACAAGGTCGCCGTCCTGCGCCTCGGGCGCAACAACGGTGTCTTCGACGTGAAGTCCACGTCGCAGGAAGAGATCATCTCCGCCATCACGGGCGCCACGGACAACGCCGTGACCCGTCGTGCGGCGCGCAACGCGGAGGTTCAGAAGTGAACATCGACAAGACCTCCACGACGACCGACGCGCCCTCGGACGCGCCCGTCGTGAACCCGGAGGCCGCCAAGGCCGCCGTCACCGCGGTCGACCCGCGGCTGCTGGTGCGCGAGCAGGGCCTCGCGGGCTACTTCTCCGAGTTCAAGCGCAAGATGCACGCCGGTGACCTGGGCTCGATGCCGGTCATCGTCGGTCTGATCATCATCGGCGCGATCTTCCAGAGCCTGAACTCGAACTTCCTCTCGGCCGAGAACCTGAGCAACATCGCGGTCACGATGGTCGCCACCGGCATGATGGCCGTCGGCATCATCTTCGTTCTGCTGCTCGGTGAGATCGACCTGTCGGTCGGCTCCGTCAGCGGTGTCTCCGGCGCCGTCGTCGCGGTGCTGAGTGTCACCCACGGCATGAACGAGTGGCTCGCGGTCCTCGTCGCGGTCGTCTCCGGCGCCGCCATCGGCGCGCTCCACGGCTTCTTCTTCGCCCGGATCGGCGCCCCCGCGTTCGCCGTCACGCTGGCCGGCCTGCTGTTCTGGCTCGGCTTCATGCTCCAGCTGCTCGGCGAGAACGGCACGATCAACCTGGACGGCGAAGGTGTCGTCGGCAAGCTGACCACGTACTACTTCACCGACGTGGCTGCCGCCTACGGTCTGGCCGCGGTCGCCGTGGCCGGCTTCTTCCTCTCCAGCTTCTACGACAACCGCCGCCGTGCGGCCGCCGGCATCCCGTCCCGGCCGCTCGTCGACATCGTGGTGCGCACCGTGGCCCTGGCCGTGATCGCCTTCGCCGGCGCGATCATGTTCAACCAGTACAAGGGCCTGCCGCTGGCGCTGGTCCTGTTCCTCGCCGTCCTCGTGATCACGGACTTCGTCCTCCGCCGTACCACCTACGGCCGGAAGATCTTCGCGCTCGGCGGCAGCGTGGAGGCCTCGCGGCGTGCCGGTATCAACGTCACGGCGATCCGGATCTCCGTCTTCTCGCTCGCCGGCACCTTCGCGGCCATCGGCGGCCTGTTCTGGGCCTCCAAGATCGCGGCGGCGAACCAGAGCGCCGGCGCCGGTGACCTGCTGATGAACGTCATCGCGGCGGCCGTCATCGGCGGCACCAGCCTCTTCGGTGGCCGGGGCCGGACCTGGAACGCCCTCCTCGGCGTCATGGTCATCGTCTCGATCCAGTACGGACTGGCGCTCGAGGGCATCGCCACCCCGATCCAGTACATGATCACCGGTGGTGTGCTGCTGGCCACTGTTGTGATCGACTCGATCACCCGCAAGACGCAGAAGACCGCAGGTCGCGCCTAGCACAACCGGCCAGTGCCCGGCACCGTGACACGGTGCCGGGCACTGCTGCGTCTGGGCCGTTGGAGTGATGCGGAACGCACCGCCCGATGACTGCGCTCCGGCGCGGAACATTAGACTCGACGAATCGGCACGCTCGACCAGCTCAACAGTCAAGGAGGCACGGGTGGCTTTGCTTACCCGTATCAAGGGACCGCGCGATCTGGACCGGCTCAGCCCGGAGCAGCTGGATCAGCTGGCCGCAGAGATCCGGACCTTTCTCGTCGACGCGGTCTCCAAGACCGGCGGACACCTCGGTCCCAACCTCGGCGTCGTCGAGCTGACCATCGCTCTCCACCGGGTCTTCGAGTCCCCGAAGGACAAGGTCCTGTGGGACACCGGTCACCAGAGCTACGTGCACAAGCTCCTCACCGGCCGTCAGGACTTCTCACGGCTCAAGATGAAGGGCGGCCTCTCCGGCTACCCGTCGCAGGCCGAGTCCGACCACGACGTCATCGAGAACTCCCACGCCTCCACGGTGCTCGGCTGGGCCGACGGCCTCGCCAAGGCCAACGAGGTGCTCCGCAAGGACGACCACGTCGTCGCGGTCATCGGTGACGGAGCCCTGACCGGCGGTATGGCCTGGGAGGCGCTGAACAACATCGCCGCCGCCAAGGACCGCCCGCTCGTCATCGTCGTCAACGACAACGAGCGCTCCTACGCGCCCACCATCGGCGGCCTGGCCAACCACCTCGCCACCCTCCGGACGACCGACGGCTACGAGCGCTTCCTCGCCCGCGGCAAGGACATCCTGGAGCGCACCCCCGTCGTCGGCAGGCCGCTCTACGAGACCCTGCACGGCGCCAAGAAGGGCCTCAAGGACTTCATCGCTCCGCAGGGCATGTTCGAGGACCTGGGACTGAAGTACGTCGGCCCCATCGACGGCCACGACATCGAGGCGCTGGAGTCCGCCCTCGCCCGCGCCAAGCGCTTCGGCGGGCCCGTGATCGTGCACTGCCTCACCGAGAAGGGCCGCGGCTACCAGCCCGCCCTCCAGGACGAGGCGGACCGCTTCCACGCGGTGGGCAAGATCCACCCCGACACCGGTCTGCCGATCGCGAGTTCGGGACTCGACTGGACCTCCGTGTTCGGCGAGGAGATGGTCCAGCTCGGCAAGGAGCGGGAGGACATCGTGGCGATCACCGCCGCGATGCTCCAGCCGGTCGGGCTCGACAGGTTCGCCAAGGCCTTCCCCGACCGTGTCTACGACGTCGGCATCGCCGAGCAGCACGGCGCGGTCTCCGCGGCGGGTCTGGCGACCGGCGGCGTGCACCCCGTCTTCGCGGTCTACGCCACCTTCCTCAACCGCGCCTTCGACCAGGTCCTGATGGACGTGGCCCTGCACCGCTGCGGCGTCACATTCGTCCTGGACCGCGCCGGTGTCACCGGCACCGACGGCGCCTCGCACAACGGCATGTGGGACATGTCGATCCTCCAGGTCGTCCCCGGCCTGCGGATCGCCGCCCCGCGTGACGCGGACCAGGTACGGGCCCAGCTGCGCGAGGCGGTCGAGGTCGACGACGCGCCGACCGTCGTGCGGTTCTCCAAGGGCGCCGTCGGCCCCTCGGTGCAGGCCGTGGGCCGGGTCGGAGGCATGGACGTCCTGCGGGAGGCGAAGGTTGCCGACCCCGACGTCCTGCTCGTCTCCGTCGGCGCGCTCGCCCCGATGTGCCTGGAGATCGCCGATCTCCTCGACAAGCAGGGCATCTCCACCACCGTGATCGACCCCCGCTGGGTCAAGCCGGTCGACGAGGCCCTCGCGCCGCTCGCCGAGCTGCACCGGGTCGTCGTCACCGTCGAGGACAACAGCAGGGTCGGCGGCGTCGGATCCGCCGTCGCCCAGGCGCTGCGGGACGCCGGCGTTGATGTCCCGCTGCGTGACTTCGGCATCCCGCCGCGCTTCCTCGACCACGCCTCCCGCAAGGAGGTCATGGCCGAGATCGGCCTGACGGCACCGGACATCGCCCGTCAGGTGACGGGGCTCGTGGCCAGGCTCGACGGCCGTTTCGACAGCGAGGCCGTGGAGCCCGCCCGCGACTGACCGTCACCCGGTTGACGCGAATGGCGCTGCACAGCGTGCATGAATAGGGGCCGGAGGGTCACCCTGGTGGGGTGGTCCTTCCGGCCCATTCGCGTGAAGCGTGCTGTGACGGCCGCCCGTGGACCACCCACCGTCCCGATGATGTCGGGGACGTCAAGCGTGGAGGTGCACGGTGAGCACACAGACAGACCCTGCGGGCGGCCCAGCAGGCAGAAGGGGCGCCTTCCGGACCAAGACGGTCGAGCAGTCGATCCGCGACACGGAGGAGCCGGAGCACGCGCTGAAGAAGTCGCTCTCCGCCTGGGACCTGACCGTCTTCGGCGTCGGCGTCATCATCGGCACGGGCATCTTCGTCCTCACGGGTATCGCGGCCAAGGAGAACGCCGGGCCCGCGACCGCCCTGTCCTTCGTCGTCGCCGGCGTCGTCTGCGCACTGGCGGCGCTCTGCTACGCGGAGTTCGCCTCCACCGTGCCGGTGGCGGGTTCCGCGTACACGTTCTCCTACGCCTCCATCGGCGAACTTCCGGCCTGGATCATCGGCTGGGACCTGGTCCTGGAGTTCGCGCTCGGCACCGCCGTGGTGGCGGTCGGCTGGTCCGGGTACGCGCGGCACCTCCTGGACACCAACCTCGGCTGGCAGATGCCCTCCGCCCTGTCGGGACCCGATGCGGGAGGGCACTTCGACCTGCTGGCCTTCCTGCTCATCCTGGCGCTGACCGCCATCCTGGTCATCGGCATGAAACTGTCCGCCCGGATCACCGCGATCGTCGTCGCGATCAAGGTCACCGTGGTCCTGCTGGTCATCGTCGCGGGCCTGTTCTTCATCAAGGCCGACAACTACACCCCGTTCATCCCTCCGGCCGAGGCGCAGGAGACGGGGGGCGGTCTCACGGCGCCGCTGGTGCAGGTCCTGTTCGGCTACGACCCCACCAACTTCGGCGTCATGGGCATCTTCACCGCGGCGTCCATCGTCTTCTTCGCCTTCATCGGGTTCGACGTCGTCGCCACCGCGGCGGAGGAGACCAAGAACCCCCAGCGGGACATGCCCCGCGGCATCCTGGGCTCCCTGATCATCTGCACCGTGCTCTACGTGGCCGTGACGCTCGTCGTCACCGGTATGCAGAACTACAAGGAGATGTCGGCGACCGCGCCGCTCGCCGACGCCTTCAAGTCCGTCGACCAGCCCTTCTTCGCCGGTGCCATCAGCCTCGGCGCGGTCGTGGGCCTCATCACCGTCTGCATGATCCTGCTTCTGGGCCAGACCCGGGTGTTCTTCGCGATGAGCCGTGACGGACTGCTGCCGCGCTTCTTCTCCGTCACCCACCCGAAGTTCCGGACCCCCCACCGGGCGACCATCGTGCTCGGCTGCGCCATCGCCGTCATCGCGGGCTTCACCAGCCTCGAGGCGCTCGCGGCCCTGGTGAACATCGGCACGCTCTTCGCCTTCGTGATCGTGGCCCTCGGCGTCATCGTCCTCCGCCGCACCCGCCCCGACCTGCACCGCGCCTTCCGTACCCCGTGGGTGCCGGCGCTCCCCATCATCTCCATCGCGGCGTCGCTGTGGCTGATGCTGAACCTGCCGACCGAGACCTGGCTGCGGTTCGGCGTCTGGATGCTGATCGGTGTGGTCGTGTACTACCTCTACGGCCGCGGGCACAGCCGGTTGCAGACGCGAGCAGGGTCCGGCGGATCCCTCTCGGGTGACGGCAACCCCAAGTAGCCCGGCGGGCCGCACCCCCGCTCAGCAGCGGTAACAGCGCCACCTTTCGCACCGGCCCCGTATGTCCTGCTCCGGCAGGACCTGCGGGGCCGGATACTGTGCGTTTCCGGGCCTGCACCCTGACCCGGAAAGGCACTCATGCCGGCGGAGCCGCCATCCTCGCTACGCCGCGTCCCCGCGCGGTCCCTGCCCCGGCAGCGCCGCCGGGTACCGGCCCCGGCGCGCCGTCTCCACTACTGGCGGCGGCTGCTTCCGGCCCTCGGCCTGCTCGCGCTCGTCACCCGCATCCCGTCCTTCGGGCACCGGCTGTGGAGCCCGGACGAGGGCTATCTCGCCGTCCAGGCGCGGATACTGGCGGACGGCGGAGCGCTGTACGAGACCGTCGTCGACCGCAAGCCGCCCCTGCTGCCGCTGCTCTACGAGACGCTGTTCGCGCTGTTCGGCGACGAGTCGCTGCGCTCGGTGAGGGTCCTCGCGGTCCTCGCCCAGCTCGTCACCGCCGCACTGCTCGCCAGCATCGCCCGCCGCCGCTGGGGCGATCGCGCCGGGCGCACCGCGGGCGTGCTGTATCTGCTGGTGTCCATCGGCCTGAATCCCGAGGACGCCCAGGCCGCCACCTTCGAGGTCTTCATGCTGCCGTTCACGGCCGCGGCCGTCCGGTACGCGGACCGCGGCCGCTGGGGCGCCGCGGGCGTCGCGGTTGCGGGGGCGTTCCTGACCAAGCAGACCGGCGGAGCCGTCCTCGGTCCGGTCCTGTGGCTGCTCTGGCAGACCGCGCCGGTGCACCGCAGCGCACTGCTGCGCACGGCTCTGGGATTCGCCCTGCCGGTCCTGGCCGCCGCGCTGCTCACCGACCCGTCCGGCTTTCTGTTCTGGACGGTCACCGGATCGGGGGCGTACGCCTCGTTCACCGGCTCCGAACTGCACGTCCTGTCCCGGGCCGTGGCCAACACGGCGCTGCTCGGGGCCGCCTGCGCGGGACTGGTCCCGCCGGTCGTGCGGGTGCTGCGCAGTGCGCGCACGGGCGTGGGCGACCTCTGGCTGTGGCTGGCGTCGTCGGCGGCCGCCGTGCTGCTGGGTTTCCACTTCTTCGGGCACTACTACCTGCAACTGATCCCGCCGCTGGCCCTGTTGGCGACGGGAGCCCTGCAGATCCTGCCGCGTCACCGGCTGGCGTCCGCGCTGGCGTGGTCGGCCTGCGGCTGCGCCCTGTTCCTCCTCTGGGGGACGCTGACGCCTCGTCCGGAGCTGGCCCACGCCCAGCGCCTCGCGACGGCCGTACAGGCCCGTACAGGCCCCGCTGAGAGCGTTCTCGTGTGGGGGATACACCCCGAGACGTACTGGCTCGCCGACCGGCCGCCCGCCAGCCGCTTTCTGACGGCCGGTCTGCTCACCAACTACAGCGGCGGCCGCAACGGCCCCCAGGTGGGGGAGAAGTACGGGGTGGAGGGCGCCTGGCCCACGTTCGCCGACGAGATGCGCGCCCACCCGCCGGCGCTGATCGTCGACGACTCCCGGGGCAAACCCTTCGCCCCCGAACGCGTCCCGACCCTGCGCAGACTGCTGGAGCGGCACTACGAACCGCTCCCCGGCGAGATCGACGGCGCGGTGCTCTACGTCCGCTCGTCCGGCGGCTGAGAGCCTGTCGGGTGATCTTCGACCGGGAAGCGGATGCGGTCTGGTGCGTGCGATTCCAAGGCGCCAGGATGCCCTTGTAGCGGAGCTGCCAGGGTATTTCGGTAACGCGGGAAGGGTGCGTGCCAGGGTGTGGACGCCCGGTCAGAGGTCACCCGGCAGGTTCTGAAGCGCCCGGGGACCCACGCAGCCGGCGCCGAGTGCCTCGACGCGCCGCCGCAGTTCCCGGTCGGCCGTGACCACCACGACGTCCCGGCCGGCATCCGCCTCGGCGACCAGCTCCACGATCCGGTCGTCACCGCTGCCGGGCGCCGAGGAGACCCGTACCGCGGGGATGCTCTCCACACCGCGCGCGGCCCCCTCCGCGACGAGCACCACGTCGAGGGGGCCGGGATGCGCGGCCAGCCCGGCGGCGGCGACCTGCGGCAGCCGGTCGCGCAGTCGTTCCACGGCCCCGCGCCGGTCCCGCCACCAGCCGTCCGGCACGGATCCGATGACGTTGGCCGCGTCGACGATCAGCAGGGGTTCCATGCATTCAGCGTGACATGCGAAGGCCCCGGCACCGAGAGAGGTGCCGGGGCCTTCGTCAGCGGTACGACTACGCGGGGACGCTCGCGACGCCCTGCGCCAGGAACGGCTTGCCGTTCACCCGCTGGGAGACACCCTCACGGTCCAGGTACGGCGTGATGCCGCCCAGGTGGAAGGGCCAGCCGGCGCCGGTGATCAGGCAGAGGTCGATGTCCTGGGCCTCGGCCACGACACCCTCGTCCAGCATCAGACCGATCTCCTGCGCCACCGCGTCGAGAACGCGGTCGCGGACCTGCTCCTCGGTGAGGACGGAGTCGCCCTGCTGGAGGAGTGCGGCGACCTCGGGGTCCAGCTCCGGCTTGCCGGAATCGTAGACGTAGAAGCCGCGCTTGCCGGCCTTGACCACCGCGGCCAGGTTCGCCGAGACCGTGAAGCGGTCCGGGAAGGCGCGGTTGAGGGTCTCGGAGACATGCAGACCGATCGCCGGGCCGACGAGCTCCAGCAGGACCAGCGGCGACATCGGCAGACCGAGCGGCTCGATCGCCTTCTCGGCGGTGGCGACCGGGGTGCCCTCGTCGATGACGTTCTGGATCTCGCCCATGAAGCGGGTCAGGATGCGGTTCACGACGAACGCCGGGGCGTCCTTCGTCAGGACCGCGGTCTTCTTCAGCTTCTTCGCGACACCGAACGCGGTGGCGAGCGAGGCGTCGTCCGTCTGCTCGCCGCGGACGATCTCCAGCAGCGGCAGGACCGCGACCGGGTTGAAGAAGTGGAAGCCGACGACCCGCTCCGGGTGCTGGAGCTTCGACGCCATCTCGGTGACGGACAGCGAGGAGGTGTTGGTGGCGAAGATCGCGTGGGCGGGGGCGACGGCCTCCACCTCGGCGAACACCTGCTGCTTGACGCCGATCTCCTCGAAGACGGCCTCGATGATGAAGTCGGCGTCGGAGAAGCCCTCCGCCTTGTCCAGCACACCGGAGACCAGGGCCTTCAGGCGGTTGGCCTTGTCCTGGTTGACGCGGCCCTTGCCGAGCAGCTTGTCGATCTCGGCGTGGACGTAGCCCACACCCTTGTCGACGCGCTCCTGGTCGATGTCGGTCAGGACGACCGGCACCTCGAGGCGGCGCAGGAAGAGCAGCGCCAGCTGGGAGGCCATCAGGCCCGCGCCCACGACACCGACCTTGGTGACCGGGCGCGCCAGGCTCTTGTCCGGGGCGCCCGCGGGACGCTTGGCCCGCTTCTGCACCAGGTTGAAGGCGTAGATACCGCTGCGCAGTTCGCCGCCCATGATCAGGTCGGCCAGCGCGGTGTCCTCGGCGTCGAAGCCGGCCTGGAGGTCGCCGTCCTTGGCGGCGGCGACGATGTCCAGGGCGCGGTAGGCGGCCGGGGCGGCGCCGTGCACCTTGGAGTCGGCGATGGCACGGCCACGGGCGACGGCCTGGTCCCAGGCGTCACCGCGGTCGATCTCCGCCCGCTCGACGACGATCTCGCCCTTGAGGACGGACGCCGTCCACAGCAGCGACTGCTCCAGGAAGTCGGCGCCCTCGAAGATCGCGTCGGCGATGCCGAGCTCGAAGACCTGCGCGCCCTTGAGCTGCTTGTTCTGGTTGAGCGAGTTCTCGATGATGACCGAGACCGCGCGCTCGGGGCCGATCAGGTTCGGCAGCAGTGCGCAGCCGCCCCAGCCGGGGACGAGACCGAGGAAGACCTCGGGCAGCGAGAAGGCGGGGATGGCCTGCGAGACGGTGCGGTACGAGCAGTGCAGACCGACCTCGACACCGCCGCCCATCGCCGCGCCGTTGTAGTACGCGAAGGTCGGCACCGCGAGGTGGGACAGACGCTTGAAGACGTCGTGGCCGCCCTTGCCGATGGCGAGCGCGTCGGAGTGCTCCTTGAGCAGCTCCACACCCTTGAGGTCGGCGCCGACGGCGAAGATGAACGGCTTGCCGGTGATGCCGACGCCGGTGATCGAGCCCTCCGACGCCTCCTTCTCGACCTGGTCGATCGCGGCGTCGAGATTCGCGAGCGACTGCGGGCCGAAGGTGGTCGGCTTGGTGTGGTCCAGGCCGTTGTCGAGCGTGATCAGCGCGAACCGGCCCGCGCCGGGCAGGTCGAGGTGGCGTACGTGCGCCTGCGTGACGACCTCGTCCGGGAACAGCTCGGCCGCGCCCTTCAGGAGTTCCGTGGTGGTGCTCACTTGGTGCCTCCGTCGAAGTGCGGGTTCTCCCAGATGACCGTCGCGCCCATGCCGAAGCCGACGCACATCGTGGTGAGGCCGTAGCGGACCTCGGGCTGCTCCTCGAACTGGCGGGCCAGCTGCGTCATCAGACGGACGCCGGAGGAGGCCAGCGGGTGGCCGAACGCGATCGCGCCGCCGTACTGGTTGACGCGCGCGTCGTCGTCGGCGATGCCGTAGTGGTCGAGGAAGGCGAGCACCTGGACGGCGAAGGCCTCGTTGACCTCGAAGAGGTTGATGTCCTCGATCGACAGGCCCGCCTTGGCCAGCGCCTTCTCGGTCGCCGGGATCGGGCCGTAGCCCATCACCTCGGGCTCGACGCCGGCGAAGGCGTACGAGACGAGACGCATCTTGACCGGCAGGTTGTTCTCGCGCGCGAACTCCTCGGACGCGATGAGCGAGGCGGTGGCGCCGTCGTTGAGACCGGCGGCGTTGCCCGCGGTGACGCGGCCGTGCACACGGAAGGGGGTCTTCAGACCCGCGAGGCTCTCCAGCGTGGTGCCGGGACGCATCGGCTCGTCCTGCGTGACCAGGCCCCAGCCGGTCTCGCCGGCCTCGGGGTTGGTGCGGCGGACCGAGATCGGCACCAGGTCCTGCTGGATCTTGCCGTTCGCGTACGCCTTCGCCGCCTTCTCCTGCGAGCGCACGGCGTACTCGTCGGCGCGCTGCTTGGTGATGTGCGGGTAGCGGTCGTGAAGGTTCTCCGCGGTCATGCCCATGAACAGGGCGGACTCGTCGACGAGCTTCTCGCTCACGAACCGCGGGTTCGGGTCGACGCCCTCACCCATGGGGTGGCGGCCCATGTGCTCGACACCGCCGGCGACGGCGATGTCGTACGCACCGAAGGCCACGCTGCCCGCGACGGAGGTGACGGCGGTCAGGGCGCCGGCACACATGCGGTCGATCGAGTAGCCGGGCACGGACTGCGGCAGACCCGCGAGGATGCCCGCGGTGCGGCCGATGGTCAGGCCCTGGTCACCGATCTGCGTGGTCGCGGCGATCGCCACCTCGTCGATCTTCGCGGGGTCGAGGTCCGGGTTGCGGCGCAGCAGCTCCCGGATCGCCTTCACGACGAGATCGTCGGCCCGGGTCTCGTGGTAAATGCCCTTCGGGCCCGCCTTGCCGAACGGGGTGCGGACGCCGTCGACGAAGACGACGTCCCTGACGGTACGAGGCACGATGGCTCTCCTCCAGGGTGCGGGGTGGCACTGCTGCGGGGCGCGCTGAGCGCGCGCTTTCCTCCGGCCATGCTACTTGTGGGTAACCAAGCTGCCCACCCCAAGAGGCGGGAGCGGCGAACGTCACACCGGGGTGAGGCGCTTCCGCCGTTCCGGGGGCGGGGATGCGTGGGGTTCGGCAGTGCGCGCGCCTGCTTGGTTGCGTGCCGCCGGCGTGCGGGTCTCGGTGGGGCTCCGGCCCCGGGCCGGCGGCGGGCCGGAGCATCCGGCCCGTGCGGCGTGGGAGGTACCCGCCCGCAGGGTGTGGCCACCGGCCGTGCGGGGATTGGCGCCGGCCCCGCGCCCGATCGCCAGGCGGAACCCGGGCGTCCAGCCCGTCCCGCGTGCGACCCCGCCCGCAGGGTGTGCCACCGGCGTGCGGGTCATCGCGGGGCTCCGGCCCCGGGTCGGCGGCGGGCCGGCGCATCCGGCCCGTCACGCGAGGGAGAGCCCGCCCGCAGGGTGTGCTCGGCCACCGCGTGCGGGACCCGCGTCCCGAACGCCGGGCGGACGCAGACGCGGGTCCCGGCCGCGTCAGGTCGTCGCCGTCGCCGCCAGCGCGCGCGTCAGCAGCGGTGCCACCTGCTCGATCTGCCACGGACGCGCCCCGTACGACGCCAGCGCCTGTGCCACCGACTCGACCGACGGCTGCGCCGGCGGTTCCCAGCACACGCGTCGGACCGTGTCCGGAGTGATCAGGTTCTCCTGCGGCAGGTTCAGCTCCTCCGCGAGCGCGGACACCGCTGCCCGCGCCGCCGTCAGACGAGCGGCGGCGGCCGGGTCCTTGTCGGCCCAGGACCGCGGCGGCGGCGGGCCGTTCAGCTGCTGGCCCGGCTGCGGCAGCTCGGCGTCGGGCAGTGCCTTCGCCCGGTCGACCGCCGTCTGCCACTGCTCCAGCTGCCGCCGGCCCATCCGGTGTCCGAACCCGGGCAGCGCGGTCAGCTCCTGAACGTTCGCCGGGAGGGCGAGCGCCGCTTCCACGATCGCGCCGTCGCCCAGCACCTTGCCCGGTGACACGTCCCGCCGCTGGGCCACCCGGTCCCGGGTCGTCCACAGCTCCCGTACGACGGCCATCTGACGCCGCCGGCGCACCTTGTGCATGCCGGACGTCCGCCGCCAGGGGTCCTTGCGCGGGGGAGCGGGCGGCGCCGAGGCGATCGCGTCGAACTCCTGGTGGGCCCACTCCAGCTTGCCCTGCCGGTCCAGCTCCTTCTCC is a genomic window containing:
- a CDS encoding ATP-binding cassette domain-containing protein, yielding MVHVSATPVLALRGVSKRFGAVQALTDVELEVHSGEVVALVGDNGAGKSTLVKTIAGVHPIDDGVIEWDGKSVSINRPHDAQALGIATVYQDLALCDNIDVVGNLYLGREIRKRGILNEVEMERRALELLNTLSIRIPSVRIPIASLSGGQRQTVAIARSMLGEPKLVILDEPTAALGVEQTAQVLDLVERLRERGHAVILISHNMADVKAVADKVAVLRLGRNNGVFDVKSTSQEEIISAITGATDNAVTRRAARNAEVQK
- a CDS encoding sugar ABC transporter permease encodes the protein MNIDKTSTTTDAPSDAPVVNPEAAKAAVTAVDPRLLVREQGLAGYFSEFKRKMHAGDLGSMPVIVGLIIIGAIFQSLNSNFLSAENLSNIAVTMVATGMMAVGIIFVLLLGEIDLSVGSVSGVSGAVVAVLSVTHGMNEWLAVLVAVVSGAAIGALHGFFFARIGAPAFAVTLAGLLFWLGFMLQLLGENGTINLDGEGVVGKLTTYYFTDVAAAYGLAAVAVAGFFLSSFYDNRRRAAAGIPSRPLVDIVVRTVALAVIAFAGAIMFNQYKGLPLALVLFLAVLVITDFVLRRTTYGRKIFALGGSVEASRRAGINVTAIRISVFSLAGTFAAIGGLFWASKIAAANQSAGAGDLLMNVIAAAVIGGTSLFGGRGRTWNALLGVMVIVSIQYGLALEGIATPIQYMITGGVLLATVVIDSITRKTQKTAGRA
- the dxs gene encoding 1-deoxy-D-xylulose-5-phosphate synthase gives rise to the protein MALLTRIKGPRDLDRLSPEQLDQLAAEIRTFLVDAVSKTGGHLGPNLGVVELTIALHRVFESPKDKVLWDTGHQSYVHKLLTGRQDFSRLKMKGGLSGYPSQAESDHDVIENSHASTVLGWADGLAKANEVLRKDDHVVAVIGDGALTGGMAWEALNNIAAAKDRPLVIVVNDNERSYAPTIGGLANHLATLRTTDGYERFLARGKDILERTPVVGRPLYETLHGAKKGLKDFIAPQGMFEDLGLKYVGPIDGHDIEALESALARAKRFGGPVIVHCLTEKGRGYQPALQDEADRFHAVGKIHPDTGLPIASSGLDWTSVFGEEMVQLGKEREDIVAITAAMLQPVGLDRFAKAFPDRVYDVGIAEQHGAVSAAGLATGGVHPVFAVYATFLNRAFDQVLMDVALHRCGVTFVLDRAGVTGTDGASHNGMWDMSILQVVPGLRIAAPRDADQVRAQLREAVEVDDAPTVVRFSKGAVGPSVQAVGRVGGMDVLREAKVADPDVLLVSVGALAPMCLEIADLLDKQGISTTVIDPRWVKPVDEALAPLAELHRVVVTVEDNSRVGGVGSAVAQALRDAGVDVPLRDFGIPPRFLDHASRKEVMAEIGLTAPDIARQVTGLVARLDGRFDSEAVEPARD
- a CDS encoding amino acid permease gives rise to the protein MSTQTDPAGGPAGRRGAFRTKTVEQSIRDTEEPEHALKKSLSAWDLTVFGVGVIIGTGIFVLTGIAAKENAGPATALSFVVAGVVCALAALCYAEFASTVPVAGSAYTFSYASIGELPAWIIGWDLVLEFALGTAVVAVGWSGYARHLLDTNLGWQMPSALSGPDAGGHFDLLAFLLILALTAILVIGMKLSARITAIVVAIKVTVVLLVIVAGLFFIKADNYTPFIPPAEAQETGGGLTAPLVQVLFGYDPTNFGVMGIFTAASIVFFAFIGFDVVATAAEETKNPQRDMPRGILGSLIICTVLYVAVTLVVTGMQNYKEMSATAPLADAFKSVDQPFFAGAISLGAVVGLITVCMILLLGQTRVFFAMSRDGLLPRFFSVTHPKFRTPHRATIVLGCAIAVIAGFTSLEALAALVNIGTLFAFVIVALGVIVLRRTRPDLHRAFRTPWVPALPIISIAASLWLMLNLPTETWLRFGVWMLIGVVVYYLYGRGHSRLQTRAGSGGSLSGDGNPK
- a CDS encoding ArnT family glycosyltransferase — its product is MPAEPPSSLRRVPARSLPRQRRRVPAPARRLHYWRRLLPALGLLALVTRIPSFGHRLWSPDEGYLAVQARILADGGALYETVVDRKPPLLPLLYETLFALFGDESLRSVRVLAVLAQLVTAALLASIARRRWGDRAGRTAGVLYLLVSIGLNPEDAQAATFEVFMLPFTAAAVRYADRGRWGAAGVAVAGAFLTKQTGGAVLGPVLWLLWQTAPVHRSALLRTALGFALPVLAAALLTDPSGFLFWTVTGSGAYASFTGSELHVLSRAVANTALLGAACAGLVPPVVRVLRSARTGVGDLWLWLASSAAAVLLGFHFFGHYYLQLIPPLALLATGALQILPRHRLASALAWSACGCALFLLWGTLTPRPELAHAQRLATAVQARTGPAESVLVWGIHPETYWLADRPPASRFLTAGLLTNYSGGRNGPQVGEKYGVEGAWPTFADEMRAHPPALIVDDSRGKPFAPERVPTLRRLLERHYEPLPGEIDGAVLYVRSSGG